The Chamaesiphon minutus PCC 6605 DNA window TCTTTGATAATACCAATAATCGGTTCGACGGTACACTTTCGTAACCGATAAAATGCTCTTCCTTCATCGGTTTGCAGCTTGTATGCCATCTGTGCTTTCAGTGTTGCCGCTGCCACTGGTGGATCTGGTTGTTGTGACAATATAGTTTGCCAATAATCCTGATGAGAATGCCGCCCGGTAGCTATGTATGGCTCAATTTGACGTGTCTCCAAACCCTCAATATTAGTCACGCTGAAGTAGCCAGTATCTAATGCTGCTCGCTTGGGCTTGCCGACTCTACGATCGATCGCATCGACAGTTGGTAGTGCATCAAGTTGGTCATTAGGATGATTGGATAGAGTGTTGGAAATAATTAATAAAGCTTGATGCTCGATCGCAATCTGACCATTATAATGCTGGTCAAAGCCTTTGTTACCACTATTTTTCATGATCCGTGATTGAGGATCGGTGAAATTGTATTGCGCTCGATCGGTGATGGCAAAAAAGGGGGTGATGGAACCCTTCCGCTCGGCTTTTTCCCTGTTTTTTCAATATATGCTGCTCGTTCTGCCATTTTTTCAACGTATTTAGACTGGTCTAATTCGTATTGCTCTTGCGCTCGATTATGTAATTCTTGTTTTGCCTTCTCAAGATGAGCTAATCGCTCCTTCCTCCGCGCAATTTCGGCAACAACATCGACTTCTTTGTCTATCTTAATTCCATCTGCTTTTTGACCCAATTTTATCAATTTTTCCACTTCCGTTCGTAATTGCATCTGAATTTCTTCTAAACGTTTGTGGCTCACTGCCTTACTTTTGGACGCATCTGCGTGAATCTTTGTCCCATCAACACTAATGTCTTCAACTTTCAATACATTAGCTGCAACTGCCATTTCCAATATTTGTACAAATAGTTCTTTAATCTGTTCTAGAAATCTACTCCTAAAGTTGGCAATCGTATCATGGTCTGGATGTAAGTTACCAGCTATAAATCGAACTGGCATTGATTCGTAGCTCGCTTTTTCCAATCCTCGCGAACTAAAGATTCCAGTCGCGTAACCGTATACAAGCATTCCTAACAAAATTTCTGGTGCAATTGGTGTTCCACCCTTGGCTCCATATGCACTATAAATACTACTGAGGTCGAGTTGAGCGATCGTTTGCACTACAAATCGGGCAAGATGGTCTGGTGGCAAGCATTCTTCGATACTCACTGTTTGTTTTAGCATTGCCTCGTAATCTACCGTTTTGAATTTCCGCACCAATCGTTTTACCCTTAGTAGTCTCCCGATCCTAACCGAAAAATCTTATCTCCGACAGGCTGCTAGAGCCGCACAGTTATCGATCGTGGCAGCCTCCAATACTGGTACCGATCGAAAAGATGCTCTATGCCTGACTTCCGGGCGCGTTAGCTCGATCGACAGCGATCGATACTTTTGCAAACATTACCGCTCCCAATCTAGATCGTAACCCAGACGAGGGCTGAAAAGTATAAGATAGTACTCACAAACTCTATCAAATCTCTTCTGTCTTGTGTTGCCGATCGGTTCGCTGTCTTGACAAGGGGATCTACCTACTGAGAACGTAGCCATCAAACCTTTCAAATATCCTCTAAGCAAATAGATCGGGAGTGAGAAAATGGAACAGGTATTTATAGAAAAAAAAACTTTTGACAAAATAGATTTTACTCAAAACCCGCTACTCAAAGGTGAATATGAATACTGCACCTTTCTCAATTGTAATTTGGCATACGCCGATCTTTCCGATCTTAAATTTTTGGAATGTGAGTTTACAGGTTGCAATCTCAGCTTAGTGAAGCTTACTCAAACGGCATTAAAAGGTATTAGATTCAAGGACTGTAAAATGTTGGGGCTGGATTTTGGTGACTGCACTGAATTTGGATTTGCAGTGAAATTTGATAGTTGCATCTTAGATAATTCATCATTCTACGATCCAACTTCTCCGGTTAAGAAGCGATTCAAACTCAAGCAAACGGTATTTAAGAACTCTCAACTTTATGAAGTAGATTTTACGGAGTGCGATCTTAGCTCTGCTACATCTGTGACAAGTTAAGGTTTTCGATCGAATGTCAACACCCATATATAGCGTGGCTGTTGGTTCGGTCTCACTATATATCAAAAAACTCGATTGATAGTGCTAATGTATTCGATCTCTGAATATCTGATGTAACGGTCGATCGAAGGATCGCCAAACGTGCTTGACAATTGCGATCGCGCCTTAACTTGTCACGAATGGCTCTGCTATTTTTGAAAACTGCGATCTGACAGATGCGATATTTCAGTACACGATTTTAGAAAAAGCAGACTTTCGGACTGCATACAACTACTCAATCGACCCAGAACTCAACCGCATCAAGAAAGCTAAGTTTTCTCGATCGGGGATAGCAGGACTTTTAGACAAGTACGATATTGACATAGATCTGACAAATTAAGATAATTTCAAGACTTGAAGCTTTAAACGCTAATAAATTAATCGATAAACGGACAAGAATGAAATCAGCCGATAGAAGTATGAATATCGATCGAGATCGAAGAATAATTAGTTTTTGTTTAGAAAGCAATGTTTGAGATCCAGCTTAATTGTCAATGCAATCTCGATCGCACTCACTAAGTTTTCATCATACTGAGATTTAGATCGATCGTTCTGATCTCTACCCTGTTAATTACCGCGCATTTTAGGATTTTGTAAAAACGGATCTGCATCCTTCAGTATATTGGAACCCCAGTTTTTATCGCGTAAATAACTGAGTTCGTTGAATTTCTTATCGGTGCGGAGTGCGGCTGCTGCGTATTGGAGAGCCTCTTCCTGCTTACCTTGGGCGAATAAGGCAATCGCTAAACCTAACTGACTATCGGGCATGACATTAGGTAGGTTCAGAGCTTTGCGCCATGAGGCAATTGCCTCAGTTTTTTTGCCTAGTTCGTATTGAGCGAAAGCCTTTTGGCTGTAGATCTTGCTCAGCAGGGGATGATTCATGGAAATGGCGAGATTGTAGTCAGAAATTGCACTTTGATAATCGCCAAGTTCGTACTTTACCCAGCCCCGACTACTATAGGCGGCGAGTAATGTCGGATTGACCGCGATCGCTCTTGTATAATCGTCGATCGAGCCTTGTTTGTCTTGCAACTTATATTTAACATTCGCCCGATTGTAGAATACCGCAGCACGTTTGGGATCGATCGCGATCGAACTATTGTAGTCTGTTAATGCTTGTTGCCAATTGCCCAATTTATAGCGAACATTCCCCCGATTGTAGTAAGATTCAGCCCGTTTGGGGTTCATCGTAATATCGCGAGTGTAATCGTCGATTGCGCCTTGACGATCGCCCAATTCTGCTTTAGCATTACCGCGAATGTAGAATAACCGATCTTTGTTCGGATCGATCGCAATCGCCTGATTCATATCAGCTAAGATGCCTTGATAATCGCCCTTACTCTCTCTCTCGATCGCACTAGCAATCAGATCGTCCACTGGTTTTAGCGTGGCTGTTACCGCCACTGGCTGGGCAGGCAGATATTCTTTCATGCCCATCAGTGTCGCCATCTTCGTAAAAGTATTGATGGTAATGCCCAAATTAAATCCAGTTTTAATCCGAATTTCGGGGTTATCGGTTTGCTTGAGCTTGGTATCGATATCACCTTGTCCGTGGATGGCAATTATTTCGCCGTTCTCATTCCAGACGGGGCCGCCACTATGGCCGGGAAGTGTGGGATTATCATATACGAGCGAATAGCCTTTTTTCTGCAATTTATTACCGTTGCCAACCACCTTACCTTGAACGAAGGTGAAAATAGGTTCGGAGATGGCACTCGTCAATGGAAAACCAGAAATATAAATATTTTCCCCACTTTCGACTCGATCGGAATTGTCTGTTGCTTTTGCTACTCGATAACTTTTGGTACTATCAAATTTGGCAATTGCTAAATCAACATTGTTGATGAATGGTTTTACCTGAGTCACACCATATTCGTTATCGTCGGTAGTGACAATTTGACAACCACTATTGCGCATGGCATGAGCCGCAGTGAGAATGGTGTAACTATTAACACTTTTGTGAATAATTACACCGGAAGCGTTAGAGCAGCCCTTTATTCTGACGGTAGACTGCTTGGCAAGGCGTTGAATTTCAACTGGGGACAGGGCGGCAGCAGGCAATACATAGCCCAGCACCAAGACAGCACCCAAGATTGTCGCAAGTGGTGGTAATAAGTAATTATTCATATTTAGGAGCCGCCGATCGAGCGCGTTCCTTCGATCGAACTAACATTACACAAAAGTTGTAATAGTATTATCCGATCGAAAATAGATATATAGCAATCTTATTCGATTTTCTCGCAGTAGCGTTAAACTGATTCCTTCAACTCCAAATTTTACACTCCGAAGTCCCAACTCGCTCTTGAGTATGCAGCAGATCAACTTGCATAAGTCATTTTTGCGGCAATTTCGTCCAACCAATCATTTTGGCTGACAGCCAGAGCAATTGCTAGACCTGCGGCACCAGTAGCTACAAAGCCTTTTTCCGTGAATTTATAGTTGATATGATTGGCGATCGACCAGATAAAAACTGAAATTCCAAATACAATCAATCCGGTAATTACAACTGATAGTGAAAGAATTTGGCTGTCTGCTTGACTGGCATCTGCTACCCAGATCTTAGACCAATGGGAAGCAATTCTCCAGACAAATACTCTGCTAACACAGCACATATATGCGCCAATAAAATAAGCAATGATTCCAGGTATTAACTCCATAGGTTCTCAGAGATCGATTGTAATAGGGAATAAGCATCTTTGCTTATTAGTTACTATTCCCTATTTTGCATAGACTATCGCCATCGATCGCGCTCTAGATCGTAGATAGCTTTCTCCCAATGCCAATCCGCAGGCTTATCGGGATTTCTGAGTCGAGATTGCTGAATCAGGCGAGCTGCGGTATTTTGATTGCCACCTAATAACTTTAATAATTTCCGTTCTAATTGTGGGTGTTGTGGGCGAAGTTGTCTGCTAAAAGATTTGCCACGCTTGCCAATTGGCAATTGATGGCGTTGTTGCCAAGCAAAAAACAATAGACACAGCCCCAAACAAATGGCGATCGCAGCTCCACTCATAAAAAATTAATAATTTACAACTCGATCTTAAATACTATTGTCACTAATAATGTTACTAAAAGCTGCTACATCTTCAATCCGTGTAAATACTTAGATCTCGATCGATAGCCTTCAACCACTGGGGATAACCGCTGGAAATTGACGATTTAGAGATAGTTTGTGGATAGCTAACTAGCAACGCTCGCACGATTGGCAAAAACTGTCGATCGATACTTATGTTATCGCCTAAATATTCACAGGCAATCGTCCACCAGGCTTGCCCGCACAGTTGTAAGGTTGTAAGTTCGATTGCTGCTGCATTCTTTCTGGGCGTACTAATTGGTATTAACTTAAGAGGATCGCTAAACTCGACGCGATAAAACCGTTGCTGGCGGACTTTATCGACTTGAATCCACCCTTGTTTCCTCGTTGCTGGCGCATGTGCGGATCGATCGTGACAAATCCATTTCGACCATTGCTCGATGTTACTTTCTCCAAACCTATCTATGTCTATTTTATCAAATTGCTGCTGGAGATGTTTGACTTCCAAGTTGCCCTGGCGAATTTTGATACCGACTTCAGGAGAGCTAGACTGGAGGTAAAAATCGGTACGCGCATCAGCGTCTGTACCGTTCGATCCTAATGTATCAAACCAGTTGGCGATCTCTGCTGGTAAATCCCCTCGATAAAACCACCGCAATTCGATCGTCTGAGTACCATTCATTTTAATTAACACCTATTGCCATGAACGAAGATTTGCAAAAGCTACATCTGGAAGCTGGATTGAAAGTCGGTAAAGACAAGACTTGTGGCAATAAAATCGATTATGAATCGGAAGATACAGCAGCGATAGTATTTACAACCTTGATGCTGTTAGGTTTCGTGCTTAAAACCAATCTACATACTGAATGCCGTTACGTTGGCAAAACCATTATTAGTTTTGATGGTAGCCTTGAAACCAGATGTGTTCAGTTCTCAGTTTGGGTTGCTGAGACTGCCAAAATCTACAAATATCTACAAAAGAACATCCTAACTACTGCTAAGATAACTGAATGCAGCGTGTACATTAATCATTAAAAGTTTCAGTGACATGAATAGACCTATCGGAATTGACCTGTTTGCAGGAGCTGGAGGAATGTCCTTAGGTTTCGAGCAAGCTGGCTTTGATGTTGTCGCAGCAGTAGAAATCGATCCAATTCACTGTGCGACGCATGAATATAACTTCCCGCTGTCTGCTACGATTTGTGCCAGTGTCATCGATCTCACTGGAGATGAAATTCGCAGTCGAGCAAAATTAGACGATAAAGATATTGATGTAGTGTTTGGTGGCGCACCTTGTCAAGGTTTCTCTTTGATGGGTAAAAGGGTTTTTGAAGACCCGCGCAATCAACTCGTGTTTCATTATGTAAGACTAGTTCGAGAATTAAATCCAAAATATTGTGTTTTTGAAAATGTTAAAGGTCTTACCCTTGGCAAACACGCACAGTTTCTGGATGAACTGATTACTGCTTTGGGGGATGCTGGCTATACAGTGTTGACGCCTTACAAAGTGTTGAATGCCGCAGATTATGGTGTTCCACAAGATAGACGACGGCTATTTTTAATAGGTGCTCGAAAGGATATGAAATTACCTGAGTACCCAAAACCCAACCAAGACAGAGTAACTGTCCTAGAAGCTATCGGTGATTTACCTGATGCAGATCGTTTCGACGATCTATGGGGAACAGATACTATCTCGTACCAATGGGAGACAAAGAGCACATATGCCAGGAAATTAAGAGGTTTCGAGCGAGATCCTGATGATTATAGCTATCCGCGAAAGTTTTCGCCTGAAATGCTCACATGTAGCTTGAGAACTCAACACACGCAATCTTCTCGTAGTCGATTTGAAGCCACATTACCAGGCAAAACTGAATCGATTAGTCGATTTCGCAAGCTTGAGCCAAATGGCATTTGTAATACCTTACGGGCTGGTACGGATAGTGCTAGAGGGGCGCATACATCGCCGCGTCCGATTCATCCCTGGTTCCCGCGCGTGATTACCGTGCGGGAGGCGGCGAGATTACATTCTTATCCTGACTGGTTCCGTCTTCACTCTACGAAGTGGCATGGTTGTCGTCAAATTGGAAATAGCGTTCCACCCCTGTTAGCACGAGCTGTTGCTAGCGAACTCATAAAAGCACAAGAAATTAGTCCTACCCAGCCAAAAAAAGTTCTCAATCCAGGTGAAGTTCGCTTATTGTCTTTGGACATGAGTAATGCATCAGCGTATTTTAAAGTCCCAAGAGATACAATCGCACAGCGCACACGAAAACTATCTGTAATAGAAGAAGCTTTAGAGAAAGAAGTGAAGGAAGAAGTTTATGCCTAAAGCAAAACAGCGAGAGCCTAATCGCTATGAAACGATAATCCTTCGCTTGTTTGAGAATCATTATACTCAAGGTCTTACTGAATTTGAATTTACTAGAGACGAGATTGAAAGTATCTCTAAAATATTAAATATTAAGTTACCTAAAAATATTGGTGATGTCATATATACTTTTCGATATCGAAGTAAACTCCCTGAAAAAATTCAGGATACTGCAAATCCAGGACTTGAATGGATTATCCTAGGAGCAGGAAATGCTTGCTATCGTTTTATTCAGTTCAAATTAAATCCCATAATACCAAGAGATGAGTTAGTAACCATCAAAATCCCAGATTCAACACCAGAAATTATCACGGCATATGCATTGAGTGATGAGCAAGCTTTGCTAGCAAAAGTAAGATACAACAGACTTGTTGATGTCTTTTTAGGTATTACAGCATTTTCGCTGCAAAATCACCTAAGAACAACGGTAGAAAGTATTGGGCAAATTGAAATTGATGAAATATATGTAGGAATAGATCGATATGGAAGACAGTTTATTGTTCCCGTCCAAGCAAAAGGAGGCAAGGACAAGCATAGCGTGGTTCAAACATTACAAGATCTAACTTACTGTGCCGAAAAATTTCCCGATCTGATATGCAAAGCAGTTTCAGCACAATTCATGAGTGAAGGTCGTATCGCTATGTTTGAACTTTTACGTGAAGGTAATGAAGTTAAAGTAGTTGAAGAAAAACATTATCGACTAGTTCCTTCTTCTGATATTTATAAAGAGGATCTTCGTAACTATTCACGGTAAAGTTATCTATACACGTATGATTTTTATATAATTATATGTTTATTTGAATAATGACTACCATTCAACCGATCGATATTATTATCCTCTCTAATGGCCCTGGTGAAGTCACTACATGGGTGCGTCCGGTGGTCAAAGCCTTGCGCGATCGATTGGGTGAGGATCGGAGCGAGATTCGGATTTCGGCGATTTTGGTACCATGTCCGAATGCTAGTGGTAAAGAAGTCCAGATTTTAAAAAGTTATCCACAGATCGATCGAGTTCAAGGTGCCGAGCATTTTACGAAGTTTCTATTATGGGGTAAAACCGAACAAGATTGGGATTGGCGATCGCGTGGCATAATTATTTTTTTAGGTGGCGATCAATTTTTTCCAGTTGTCATCGGCAAACGATTGGGTTATCAAACAGTTGTTTATGCTGAATGGGAAGCCCGATGGCACAATTTAATCGATCGATTTGCAGTTATGAATGCTGAAGTTACGGCAAAAGTGAAGCCGCAATATCTCGATCGATTTACTATTGTTGGTGACTTGATGGTAGAGAGTCAAAATAATTTAAGTTCTGAATCAGCCGATCGCGAAAACGATCCCATTTTAATCGGAT harbors:
- a CDS encoding transposase; protein product: MKNSGNKGFDQHYNGQIAIEHQALLIISNTLSNHPNDQLDALPTVDAIDRRVGKPKRAALDTGYFSVTNIEGLETRQIEPYIATGRHSHQDYWQTILSQQPDPPVAAATLKAQMAYKLQTDEGRAFYRLRKCTVEPIIGIIKETIGFRQFSLRGLTKAAGEWNLVCLAYNFRRLHRLMGIKCVSPTGC
- a CDS encoding transposase, whose protein sequence is MLKQTVSIEECLPPDHLARFVVQTIAQLDLSSIYSAYGAKGGTPIAPEILLGMLVYGYATGIFSSRGLEKASYESMPVRFIAGNLHPDHDTIANFRSRFLEQIKELFVQILEMAVAANVLKVEDISVDGTKIHADASKSKAVSHKRLEEIQMQLRTEVEKLIKLGQKADGIKIDKEVDVVAEIARRKERLAHLEKAKQELHNRAQEQYELDQSKYVEKMAERAAYIEKTGKKPSGRVPSPPFLPSPIERNTISPILNHGS
- a CDS encoding pentapeptide repeat-containing protein translates to MEQVFIEKKTFDKIDFTQNPLLKGEYEYCTFLNCNLAYADLSDLKFLECEFTGCNLSLVKLTQTALKGIRFKDCKMLGLDFGDCTEFGFAVKFDSCILDNSSFYDPTSPVKKRFKLKQTVFKNSQLYEVDFTECDLSSATSVTS
- a CDS encoding pentapeptide repeat-containing protein, whose translation is MFENCDLTDAIFQYTILEKADFRTAYNYSIDPELNRIKKAKFSRSGIAGLLDKYDIDIDLTN
- a CDS encoding tetratricopeptide repeat-containing S1 family peptidase translates to MNNYLLPPLATILGAVLVLGYVLPAAALSPVEIQRLAKQSTVRIKGCSNASGVIIHKSVNSYTILTAAHAMRNSGCQIVTTDDNEYGVTQVKPFINNVDLAIAKFDSTKSYRVAKATDNSDRVESGENIYISGFPLTSAISEPIFTFVQGKVVGNGNKLQKKGYSLVYDNPTLPGHSGGPVWNENGEIIAIHGQGDIDTKLKQTDNPEIRIKTGFNLGITINTFTKMATLMGMKEYLPAQPVAVTATLKPVDDLIASAIERESKGDYQGILADMNQAIAIDPNKDRLFYIRGNAKAELGDRQGAIDDYTRDITMNPKRAESYYNRGNVRYKLGNWQQALTDYNSSIAIDPKRAAVFYNRANVKYKLQDKQGSIDDYTRAIAVNPTLLAAYSSRGWVKYELGDYQSAISDYNLAISMNHPLLSKIYSQKAFAQYELGKKTEAIASWRKALNLPNVMPDSQLGLAIALFAQGKQEEALQYAAAALRTDKKFNELSYLRDKNWGSNILKDADPFLQNPKMRGN
- a CDS encoding DNA cytosine methyltransferase, whose amino-acid sequence is MNRPIGIDLFAGAGGMSLGFEQAGFDVVAAVEIDPIHCATHEYNFPLSATICASVIDLTGDEIRSRAKLDDKDIDVVFGGAPCQGFSLMGKRVFEDPRNQLVFHYVRLVRELNPKYCVFENVKGLTLGKHAQFLDELITALGDAGYTVLTPYKVLNAADYGVPQDRRRLFLIGARKDMKLPEYPKPNQDRVTVLEAIGDLPDADRFDDLWGTDTISYQWETKSTYARKLRGFERDPDDYSYPRKFSPEMLTCSLRTQHTQSSRSRFEATLPGKTESISRFRKLEPNGICNTLRAGTDSARGAHTSPRPIHPWFPRVITVREAARLHSYPDWFRLHSTKWHGCRQIGNSVPPLLARAVASELIKAQEISPTQPKKVLNPGEVRLLSLDMSNASAYFKVPRDTIAQRTRKLSVIEEALEKEVKEEVYA